A single genomic interval of Primulina huaijiensis isolate GDHJ02 chromosome 7, ASM1229523v2, whole genome shotgun sequence harbors:
- the LOC140981621 gene encoding transcription initiation factor TFIID subunit 11-like encodes MDVELGKLQSSGDPDKVAKMQILLAKFTDEQVSRRRLLTSITGSAKISVPMTIVVSGIGKMFVGELIETARMVMSERKEHRQRCRVLVSWVMK; translated from the exons ATGGACGTTGAGCTTGGAAAGCTGCAATCTAGTGGCGATCCTGATAAAGTAGCTAAGATGCAGATTCTTTTAGCTAAGTTTACGGATGAGCAAGTGAGTCG GAGAAGGCTACTTACAAGCATAACTGGAAGTGCAAAAATTTCAGTACCCATGACCATTGTTGTATCTGGAATAGGAAAAATGTTTGTTGGGGAGCTTATTGAAACAGCAAGAATGGTAATGTCAGAGAGAAAAGAGCACAGACAACGTTGTAGAGTTCTTGTGAGTTG